The following DNA comes from Chitinivibrio alkaliphilus ACht1.
CAAGGTCAAATACAGCTATATCTGCAAATTGAGCTGATGACTTCCTTTTTCTTGAATCATAATTGCTCAAGTAAAATTCTCTCATTACAGCTGCATTTTTAAGACTAAAACGTTGATCACCAGTTACAGATCTACCAGCTTTTTGATCACGAAATCTTAAAAAAGCATCTCTTCTTTTGTATCCACCAGCTTCAGAACTTCTTTTTTCTGCAACCTTTTTAATGAAATTGTTTATAAAAAGCACCCCTAATTCATCATCCGTTTTAGGGTCAAGCAACCAGGCAAGCGTATCAGAAAACCATGTTTCATTTAAACACCTTCTGAGCATAACATCAGGCATAGAGAATTCTTCTTCTTTGTTTTCAATAAATTTCTCGACCCGCGAGATGATCTCTTTAAAATCTGTGATTCCATGGTTTTCTACTTGACTCATACAGGTATCCTCTGGTAGTGTTGTTTTCTTTCTGTAAAGTCAGTGTACTTTCTGAAGGACCTTTTGTCAACTGTTATGTACGGCTCCTTCCATATGTTGTAGCCGCTCCCATTCCGCGTGCACTGTTTGTTCTTAATCCTAAATTCCGCAATTGAGATTGATTTTCGGGGTAAAATGATCCTGAAAAGAGATAGCAAAATCAGTAAAAGTTGCTCCAAGATTCAACTGCGGAGCATTTGAATTTAACCACGAAATAATCCGTTCATACCCTCTTTTTATAGAGA
Coding sequences within:
- a CDS encoding PD-(D/E)XK nuclease family protein → MSQVENHGITDFKEIISRVEKFIENKEEEFSMPDVMLRRCLNETWFSDTLAWLLDPKTDDELGVLFINNFIKKVAEKRSSEAGGYKRRDAFLRFRDQKAGRSVTGDQRFSLKNAAVMREFYLSNYDSRKRKSSAQFADIAVFDLDPGDGIFLTIENKLFSRNHPGQLENYYKLIEDKFKSVKVREYIYLTITGEEPVFYKKNDSSDEK